The Haloplanus sp. CK5-1 genome segment CGACGAGGTGGCGGCAGCGAGCCAACAGGTGACCACGAGCGCCGAGGAAGTAGAGCGCGCGAGCGCGAGCGTGAGCGAATCGATCCAAGAGATCTCGGCCGGGGCGGATCAACAGGACGACCGCCTGACCACCGTCTCGACCGAGATGCAGAGCCTCTCGGGGGCCATCGAAGAGGTAGCGTCGTCCGCCGACGAGGTGGCGACGACGGCCGACGAGGCGGCCGAGACGAGCGAGGCCGGGAGCGACGCCGCCGCCGACGCCGTCGACGAACTCCAGCGAATCGAGTCGCAGGTCGACGCGACGGCGACGGAGGTGACCACACTCGCCGAGGAGGTCGACGAAATCGGCGACATCGTCGAGATGATTGCGGACATCGCGGAGCAGACGAACATGCTCGCGCTGAACGCGTCGATCGAGGCCGCCCACGCCGACGGCGACGGCGACGGGTTCGCCGTCGTCGCCGACGAGATCAAGAGCCTCGCGGGCGAGGCCGCCGAGGCGACCGAGCGCATCGACCGGCGCATCGCCGAGATACAGGAGACCGCCGACGCGACCGTCGACGACATGGACGAGATGCGTGACCGCGTCACGCACGGCGGCGAGACCATCGACGAGGCGCTGGCGTCGCTCTCCGACGTAGCGGGGGCGGTCGAGGACCTCCACACTGGGGTCCAGGAGATCAGCGAGGCGACGGACAGTCAGGCGTCGTCGACCGAGGACGTCGTGTCGATGCTCGACGAGGTGTCCGATCTGGCCGATCAGTCGAGCGCCGAGGCGGCGAACGTCTCCGCCGCGGCCGAGGAGCAGACGTCGACGCTCGCGGACGTCTCCGAGAGCGCTCGGTCGCTCTCCGAGCGTGCCGAGTCGCTCCGAGATCTGCTGGGTGAGTTCGACGTCGACGTCGAAGCGGGACCGCGCACCGAGGACGCGGTCGAGGCGATGGGCGATCGTCCGACCGCCGACGGCGGCCCGAACGGTAGCGCGTCACACGTCGAGTGGCACGATTGAAGGGGGTTCCGCTCGGAACCGTGGACGAATGTACATCGCAGACGAGACCTGGCCGGAACTGGGCGACTACTTCGCGGACGAGTCGCTGGCGCTCGTCCCCCTCGGATCGACGGAACAGCACGGCCCCCACCTCCCCCTCGCGACCGACCACCTGATCGCGGAGGCCTACGCCCGCGAAGCCGCCGAGCAGACCGGATTCCTCCGTACGCCGACCATCAACGTCGGCGTCAGCCCACACCACAGACAGTTCCACGGGACGATGTGGGTCGACGCCCCCGTGTTCCGGGACTACGTCGAGTCGTTCACCCGCAACCTCGCGTACCACGGCATCGACCGCGTGATCTACGTCAACGCCCACGGCGGCAACGTCGACCACCTCCGCGAGGTGGGGCGTCGGCTCCGCGACGACGAGGCACTGTACGCCGTCGAGTGGATGTGGAACGACAGTATCCCCGAGTTGGTCGACGACCTGTTCGAGCAGAACGGTCCCCACGGCGGTCCGAAGGAGACGGCGATGATCCAACATCTCCACCCCGAGTTGGTTCGCGAGGACCGCCTCGCAGACGCCCGCGACGGTGGCGTACCGAACGTCGAGGCGGCAGACACGATCAAACACGGCGCGCGGACCTTCTACGACGCCGCCGACAACACCGACAACGGCGTCCTCGGCGACCAGACCGACGCCACCGCCGAGAAGGGCGAACGCATGTTCGAGGCGGCCGTCGACCAGCTCTGTCAGCTCTGTGACTGGCTCGACGACCAGCCCTTCGAGGATCTGCTGCCGAAGCCCCACGTCTGAGGGCTCTTGACCAGAGTGCCGTCTGCTTGACCGAGCGCGATCGCCATATCCGACCACCCGTCGTTCGTCACCGATGTCCACGTCTCGGGCACCTCGTCGAACGCGACCTCACCGACAGGGAACATCTTGACCGTGTAACTCCCGTCGTCGGCTGTCGTTTGGGTTTCAGTCTCGGTGTTTCACTCGGCAGGAGTCGCTCCGCTGTCGGACTGACTCACACAACCGGCGAGCAGTCCGCCGCCGATGACGGTTCGGCAACATATCACGCACACTATGATTCTTTCGCCAGATGAGGCAAGAGCCTTTCATGGCACTTACTGAACACAGCGAAACAGCGGTCCCACCTCACCATGCGTTCTAGTTTAGCGAAGAATCCAACCGCCGTCTGTTGATTGGATATCGTTGCAACTACCCGGTTGAGGAATCCGGTGGGAAGTGTGACCTATACCCCACCGGATTCGGTGATTGTTGACCGGATTCAAAGAGCGTTTCCCTCCGACGAGTTGCGCGAGCGCGCTCGCGCAACATCACTTGTCGAACGAGAGCGGAAGTTCGACATCGTTGCGCTATTCTACACGCTCTCGTTCGGTTTCGCCGCTGGATCAGACCGCTCTCTCCAGGCATTTCTCGAACGCTACGTCGAGATGGCTGACTGCGAGGAACTCTCTTACGCGGCGTTCCACGACTGGTTCGAACCGGGTTTCGTTGCACTCCTTCGAGAGATTCTCGATGACGCCATCGAAAATCTCGATACCGGACGAGCCGAGTTGAACGGACGTCTCGAACGCTTTCGAGACGTCCTCATTGCCGACGCAACTATCGTTTCGCTGTACCAGGACGCCGCTGATATCTACGCAGCAACTGGCGAAGACCAGGCTGAACTGAAGCTCCACCTCACAGAGTCACTCTCCACCGGCCTTCCAACCCGGTTCCGTACAACCGACGGAACTACTCACGACCGGAGTCAGCTACCCACCGGAGAGTGGGTAGCTGACGCCCTCATACTGCTCGATTTGGGCTTCTACGACTTCTGGCTGTTCGACCGCATCGACCAGAACGGCGGCTGGTTCGTCTCCCGCGTCAAGGAAAACGCGAACTTCGAGATCGTCGAAGAACTGCGGACGTGGCGGGGCAACAGTATCCCACTCGAAGGGGAGTCGCTGCAGGCCGTCCTCGACGACCTGCAGCGACAGGAGATCGACGTCCGCATCACGCTCTCATTCGAGCGCAAGGGAGGGTCGGGCGCCAGCGCGACCCGGACGTTTCGACTGGTCGGCCTGCGCAACGAGGAGACCGAAGAGTACCACCTCTACCTGACGAATCTCGGCAAAGACGACTATAGCGCGCCCGATATTGCGCAGCTCTATCGGGCGCGCTGGGAGGTCGAACTGCTGTTCAAGGAGCTGAAGTCGCGGTTCGGCTTGGATGAGATCAACACGACCGACGCCTACATCATCGAGGCGCTGATCATCATGGCGGCAATTTCGCTGCTGATGAGTCGTGTAATCGTGGATGAGTTACGGTCGCTTGAGGCAAGACAACGAGAGGCCGAAGCCGCCGAAGACGCCGACTCGTCGGCGTCGCGGCTCCCCCGCCGTCGCTGTTCGCTAGCCGTCGAACGCCACGCTCATCTGATCCAGCTGTACCTCATGGTCGAGTTGGGCTACGAACTGCCAGATCTGGACGAGCTGTTGTTATGGGTGGCACGAAATCCAAATCCACACAGAGATCGGTTACGTGAGCAGGTTGAACGAGGTGAGTTCGGCTTTGACCGCCACTAAACTAGAACAGATGGGTGTTGGGCACATATTCTGCGAGAGGCTGAAGATGCCGCTGAGAAGCAGCCAGAAGGCAAACCGATTTACGACTCTCTCAAGCAGTTGTACGTCGCTCTCCAGACGCGGCTGGAGAGCGACTTGACTCTTCGTGAGCGAGCAGAACTCCAGCGTGTTGCACGAAGAGAGCTTGAGTCGCTGATTGAGCGGTCAGTTCCCGACGGACCAGTGGCAACACTCATCAAAAAGATCGAAGGAGGCCTCGACCACTGGCTCACCTTCGTCGGTGAGCCAGCGGTCTCTCCAACGAACAATGCCGCGGAAAACGCGCTCCGTGAGCCGGTGGTTCTCCGGAAACTTATCGGAACACTCCGCAACGACCGTGGAATGTTCGCTCATGAGACGGTGCTGTCCCTGCTGGCGACGTGGCGCCAGCAGGGACGCAATCCCTACGACGAACTCAAGCGAGTCGCCCGAAACAACGAGATGCTTTCACGAGATCAGGCTGTGCCGGCCGTTGAGTCCTCGGAGTAAACACGTACGGCACATTAATTTCCTAACGTATATTGGTATACCGGCCGGAATTGGTTTATTTATATTATTAGTAAATGTACTAGATACACAGCACGAACCGACAGTTACGGCTCGCCTATCCGGACAAGGGGAACAGTCTATGTCAGGAATAGATACAGACACCCCTGAATACAAAGCTTATGTCCGAGATATGTGGAAGCGATCACTGGCGCAGTTTCTCAAACACCCGTTTCGAGCGATCACGCGTCGGCCACTCCGATCGTTCGCAGTAACCATTCCGGTTGCCGTTCTAAGTTTGGTGGTGATCGTGCTTTCCGGAGTCGCATCGCCATCCGTATCTGCCTATCAGGCGCAACCAATCTGGACGACGACGGTATTCGTCGTGCTCCCGTTGCTACTTTTGAGTAGTGGACTTATGCTTGTTTACGAGTTTAACCGCCGAGAGATTGCCGCGGTCAATCGTCGGTTCCCGGATGTGCTATCGTCGCTTGCAAGCGCCAATAAAAACGGCATACGGCTCGTCGATTGCATCACGCTGGTTACGAAGCGATCCGAGGGCGTACTGGCCCACCACTTGGAGCGATTAGAGGCGGATATTCGTGCGAATCGGGATGTGCATGATGCCTTATATCGATTTGCAACCGATGTCGGTGTCCCCAGAGTGACACGGGTTATCAAAATACTTGTTGAAGCCGATAAATCAAGCGAGGATCTATCCGCGATATTAGAAATCGGGGCGCGAGATACGGAAGCACGGTTTCAGATTGATCTTGACCGAAAACAAGCGATGCAACCGTATGTGCTTATTTTCTTTATCGGGGTGTTGGTCTATTTGGGGATGATTCTTCTCCTCAACGAGTTGTTTTTTCCAATAGTTTCGGAGATCCCAGCAGGGGGATTCGGTGGCTTCACGAATACTGCTGGAACACCTAGTGAAGCCGAACCAGTACCGATAACAGCGTTTCAGACTGCGTTATACCATTCTTCAATAATTCAGTCCTTCGGTAACGGATTACTCATCGGGAAGTTAGTTGATAATAATATTTTAGCCGGGATAAAATACGCTATTCCACTACTTTTGGCAACCCTCGTCGTGTTTCATGTCGTCTGACTCGGTTACTGGTATCCAACTTTACTAAATAAATTGGCTCCTACCGAACGCAGCGGAATACCGTACGTTATCGTTCCATCTGTGTCAATGATCGTTGCGATGTTGCGCAACCCTTCGACGAGTGTCCGATACGATCAAACGGGGTCCACGACAAAGTGGCACCATCGGCAAGAGATCTTCTCACAAATCAAGAAAACGACGGCTAGACGGCGGCGAATCCACGGGAAACAGTCGATACGGATCCCCGGCCCCCGCTCCAAACTGATGTCCTCGTCCCGGTTGGTCACGACTACGTGTTGACTCTCGGGACGACGGATCAGGGCGGGTTAGACGACGCGGAGATAGCCACGACCGAGCGACTCGCAGTGAAGCTTGAAACAGCACTGGCCCGAATCAATCGCAACCGGTCGTTGGCCACGGACCGCCGGCAGGGCCTCCAAGGAACGAAGAGGCAAGCCGAAGCGGACGCTGCCGCGTTACGCCGCTTGAACGAACTCACGGTGGATCCAGCGGAATTTGACGAGACTGTCGACAGTTACTATCACTCGGCTGTGATCATCTCGGCCTCGATACGGGCATCCTCTCACACGTCGACGGAGACACTACGAGGTCGATGCTGTCGTCGATGCGACCGGGACACACGAGGCGGGCGCAGTGTCCGACCTCGGGGACACGATGTGCGATGAGACGCTCGCTTGCGACGCAACCGAATCGCTCGCGTTCGCCGACGTTGCAGACTCCGACCACCGGAGCCACCCAGCAGCCGAGACCGTTCGTGCATACATCGCAGCCCCAGTCGTCGTCGACGGCGACGTCTACGGTACGCTAAACTTCTCGATGGGGGAACCACGTTCGGCGGCGTTTCGGCCGGCGGACGAAGAGTTCGTCACACTCGTCGCACAGTTGCTCGGTACAGCTATCCAACGTCGCCGCCGGGCTGAGGAGTTGGAGCGGTACGAGACGATTCTCGAAGCGGTCGACGATCCGGTGTACGCGCTGGACGCCGAGGGCCGGTTCACCTTCGTCAACGACGCCGCGCTCGAGTTCGGGGAGATGCTGAACGTGGAACCGAGAGGGAATAACTCTCTCGCGACATGCTAGCATCCGATCAGGAACTCTCGGTACGCCTCGTTCCGCTGTCTCCCCCGTTTTCATTCCGAAGATATAGTTCGGCTATCGGTGATCTAAATGAACCATCGTCGACGACAAGTTGATCGATTCGGACGTCTGGGAGGAGGACGCTACTCGGGAGGTGGGATCGCTTTGAACGAGGTTCGTACGCATGGCGAGATGAGAGGATTCGTGAAACGCGTGGGAGCCGTCGTCCGTGACTCGGGAGAGCCCGACCCGTCGTTGTATTCCCTCTCAATTGTTTGGATGGCGAAATCGAGTACTTTCGAGGGATCATATAGACCCGCCTCGAGCTCGAAATCAGATGATCGGTGTCGACACCGAAATCATTAATTGAGTAGATATTCAATTGATTCTCATGCCACAAGCAACGGAACGGCTCCGACGCTACCTCGAAGACGAACTCGGGGAGTGTCGTAGCGAGGACGTCGAGCGGCGACTCGACGAACTCGGGACGCTCGAAGCGGCGCTCGGGACTGCTCAAGTGGACGCCGAACTGACGGTCCTCTCGGCGCTCGCCA includes the following:
- a CDS encoding creatininase family protein, which codes for MYIADETWPELGDYFADESLALVPLGSTEQHGPHLPLATDHLIAEAYAREAAEQTGFLRTPTINVGVSPHHRQFHGTMWVDAPVFRDYVESFTRNLAYHGIDRVIYVNAHGGNVDHLREVGRRLRDDEALYAVEWMWNDSIPELVDDLFEQNGPHGGPKETAMIQHLHPELVREDRLADARDGGVPNVEAADTIKHGARTFYDAADNTDNGVLGDQTDATAEKGERMFEAAVDQLCQLCDWLDDQPFEDLLPKPHV
- a CDS encoding IS4 family transposase codes for the protein MGSVTYTPPDSVIVDRIQRAFPSDELRERARATSLVERERKFDIVALFYTLSFGFAAGSDRSLQAFLERYVEMADCEELSYAAFHDWFEPGFVALLREILDDAIENLDTGRAELNGRLERFRDVLIADATIVSLYQDAADIYAATGEDQAELKLHLTESLSTGLPTRFRTTDGTTHDRSQLPTGEWVADALILLDLGFYDFWLFDRIDQNGGWFVSRVKENANFEIVEELRTWRGNSIPLEGESLQAVLDDLQRQEIDVRITLSFERKGGSGASATRTFRLVGLRNEETEEYHLYLTNLGKDDYSAPDIAQLYRARWEVELLFKELKSRFGLDEINTTDAYIIEALIIMAAISLLMSRVIVDELRSLEARQREAEAAEDADSSASRLPRRRCSLAVERHAHLIQLYLMVELGYELPDLDELLLWVARNPNPHRDRLREQVERGEFGFDRH
- a CDS encoding type II secretion system F family protein, which codes for MSGIDTDTPEYKAYVRDMWKRSLAQFLKHPFRAITRRPLRSFAVTIPVAVLSLVVIVLSGVASPSVSAYQAQPIWTTTVFVVLPLLLLSSGLMLVYEFNRREIAAVNRRFPDVLSSLASANKNGIRLVDCITLVTKRSEGVLAHHLERLEADIRANRDVHDALYRFATDVGVPRVTRVIKILVEADKSSEDLSAILEIGARDTEARFQIDLDRKQAMQPYVLIFFIGVLVYLGMILLLNELFFPIVSEIPAGGFGGFTNTAGTPSEAEPVPITAFQTALYHSSIIQSFGNGLLIGKLVDNNILAGIKYAIPLLLATLVVFHVV
- a CDS encoding GAF domain-containing protein, which translates into the protein MSDLGDTMCDETLACDATESLAFADVADSDHRSHPAAETVRAYIAAPVVVDGDVYGTLNFSMGEPRSAAFRPADEEFVTLVAQLLGTAIQRRRRAEELERYETILEAVDDPVYALDAEGRFTFVNDAALEFGEMLNVEPRGNNSLATC